In the Hordeum vulgare subsp. vulgare chromosome 7H, MorexV3_pseudomolecules_assembly, whole genome shotgun sequence genome, one interval contains:
- the LOC123411821 gene encoding GDSL esterase/lipase At4g28780-like, with the protein MKGGVVVLLGLVVVGAVVIGARAARPPVVPAMFVLGASTLDVGNNNHLPGKDVPRADHPFYGIDFPGGARATGRFSNGYNIADFIARQLGFERSPVAYLELKSRNCLIPNALKGGVSYASAGAGILDSTNAGKNIPLSKQVRYFASTMAEMETAWGRYNVSKLLASSFFLLSIGNNDLLQSTPKTHADVVALYTTLFSNYSTAITHLYGMGARKFGIINTGPVGCFPRVRLLNATGACHDGLNRLSAGLAAVFKTGLAAALTPTRLPGLTYSLSDSFASSRANFEIPEATGFLNIDNACCGSGRLGAEGDCNTNAMLCSDRNAYAFWDYAHPSQRAAELGAQALFDDGPAQITTPISFKQLAYQK; encoded by the exons ATGAAGGGTGGTGTCGTCGTGCTACTGGGCCTTGTGGTCGTCGGCGCCGTCGTCATCGGGGCCAGGGCGGCGCGGCCGCCGGTGGTGCCGGCGATGTTCGTGCTGGGGGCCTCTACGCTGGACGTGGGCAACAACAACCACCTGCCGGGGAAGGACGTGCCCAGGGCCGACCACCCCTTCTACGGCATCGACTTCCCCGGCGGCGCCCGGGCCACCGGGAGGTTCAGCAACGGCTACAACATCGCCGACTTCATCG CGAGGCAGCTGGGGTTCGAGAGGAGCCCTGTTGCCTATCTGGAGCTGAAATCACGCAACTGTCTCATCCCCAATGCTCTCAAGGGAGGAGTGAGCTACGCTTCTGCTGGTGCTGGGATCCTCGATTCCACT AATGCGGGAAAGAACATTCCACTGTCGAAGCAGGTGCGCTACTTCGCTTCCACCATGGCCGAGATGGAGACCGCATGGGGAAGATACAATGTATCAAAGCTCCTtgctagctccttcttcctcctaagCATTGGCAACaatgacctcctccagtcgacacCAAAGACCCATGCAGATGTCGTCGCACTCTACACCACCCTCTTTTCGAACTATTCTACCGCCATTACGCACCTCTATGGGATGGGTGCGAGAAAGTTCGGGATCATCAACACGGGTCCAGTGGGTTGTTTTCCACGGGTGCGCTTGCTGAATGCGACAGGGGCATGCCACGATGGCCTGAACCGCCTCTCTGCAGGTCTTGCTGCTGTGTTCAAGACAGGTCTTGCTGCTGCCCTCACCCCGACTAGGCTCCCTGGCCTCACGTACTCCCTCTCCGACTCCTTTGCTAGCTCACGTGCCAACTTCGAGATCCCCGAAGCGACAGGGTTTTTGAACATTGATAATGCTTGTTGCGGTAGTGGTAGGTTGGGTGCGGAGGGTGACTGCAACACAAATGCGATGTTATGCAGCGACCGCAATGCCTATGCTTTCTGGGACTACGCGCATCCCAGCCAGCGGGCTGCCGAGTTGGGTGCCCAGGCACTCTTCGATGATGGCCCGGCCCAAATCACCACCCCCATTAGCTTCAAGCAGCTGGCCTACCAGAAATGA